From a single Staphylococcus epidermidis genomic region:
- a CDS encoding CDP-glycerol glycerophosphotransferase family protein, whose product MIKQINISNMDKLKEQMERALSDGYTHVIPYSNEIQIHQSMIKAITLPKTSFIVDYTINNYYLNDCKYFGLDFVDFEDWVKNINLYPNVIYEINSTLELIDKFEVENIFDLALLTILKGHIAVEGHVVLDFKGPLKTSKGFWRSFDRNDLTYRDKFFLNTIAYAHKQRIPFTRVPFNDHDSIRYYDSVLLSTKFKAPRWLVTPIKNYSVKKHKEISYIYKKDSSKLKNHVVFLGFDFGYRGNSKYLFNYFVKHNPMIESYFITDERTGPHFISTNDENVKNLIETATFVITESYIPDDIHPNGKIIQLWHGTPIKKLFLDSKEPHQNLNIYNYRARKYNKWTQQDYLIVDSEESKTYFESAFPSQKIDILPVGYPRNNYLLNRINDVGLHKRIFSEINIDPTKRVLLYAPTWKTNSSDDDIFPINEQLLKHYNVIYKGHVESKNDLVPEGVINPPNNIETQDLIIISDVVLTDYSSIIFDALTVDKKGCLYTPNHSQYVEERGVYQDVMDTLKPIWYTDAELLINDLITDSIPQLNNKYTNKNNQSFEYISKLISNQLK is encoded by the coding sequence ATGATAAAGCAAATAAATATTTCAAATATGGACAAATTAAAAGAGCAAATGGAACGTGCACTTAGCGACGGCTATACGCATGTCATCCCCTATTCAAATGAAATTCAAATTCATCAGTCCATGATTAAAGCTATCACTTTACCTAAGACTTCATTTATAGTTGACTATACAATTAACAATTATTATTTAAACGATTGTAAATACTTCGGGTTGGACTTTGTTGATTTTGAGGACTGGGTTAAAAATATTAATTTATATCCAAATGTTATTTATGAAATTAATTCAACATTAGAACTTATTGATAAATTTGAAGTTGAAAATATCTTTGATTTAGCATTATTAACAATTCTTAAAGGGCATATCGCAGTTGAAGGTCATGTCGTATTAGACTTTAAAGGACCATTAAAAACGAGCAAGGGATTTTGGCGCTCATTTGACCGTAATGATTTAACTTATAGAGATAAATTCTTCTTAAACACCATCGCTTATGCACATAAACAAAGAATCCCATTTACGCGTGTACCATTTAACGATCACGATAGTATTAGATATTATGATTCAGTACTACTTAGTACTAAATTTAAAGCTCCAAGATGGTTAGTGACTCCTATTAAGAATTATTCAGTTAAAAAACACAAAGAGATTAGCTATATTTATAAAAAGGATTCATCAAAACTTAAGAACCACGTCGTTTTTCTAGGATTTGATTTCGGCTATCGAGGAAACTCTAAGTATTTATTTAATTACTTTGTTAAACACAATCCTATGATAGAGTCTTACTTTATAACAGATGAGAGAACAGGACCACATTTTATTTCAACTAACGATGAAAATGTGAAGAATTTGATTGAAACAGCTACTTTTGTCATTACGGAAAGCTATATTCCTGACGACATTCACCCTAATGGTAAAATCATCCAATTATGGCATGGGACACCTATTAAAAAACTATTTTTAGATAGTAAAGAGCCACACCAAAATTTAAATATATATAACTACCGAGCTCGAAAATATAATAAATGGACACAACAAGATTATTTAATTGTAGATTCAGAAGAATCAAAAACATACTTTGAATCAGCGTTTCCTAGTCAAAAAATTGATATATTACCTGTAGGATATCCTAGAAATAATTATTTATTAAATCGTATCAATGATGTAGGTTTACATAAACGTATATTTAGTGAGATAAATATAGATCCTACTAAGCGAGTATTATTATATGCCCCAACATGGAAAACAAATTCATCTGATGATGATATATTTCCTATTAATGAACAGTTATTAAAACATTATAATGTGATCTATAAAGGACACGTCGAGAGTAAAAATGACTTGGTTCCTGAAGGCGTAATAAATCCGCCTAATAATATTGAAACGCAAGACTTAATTATTATTTCAGATGTTGTTTTAACAGACTACTCATCAATTATTTTTGATGCTTTAACCGTAGATAAAAAAGGTTGCTTATACACACCCAATCACTCTCAATATGTCGAAGAACGTGGCGTCTATCAAGACGTAATGGACACCTTAAAACCTATTTGGTATACCGATGCTGAACTATTAATAAATGATTTAATTACTGATAGCATCCCACAATTAAACAATAAATATACAAATAAAAATAATCAGTCATTTGAATATATTAGTAAACTTATTTCAAATCAATTGAAATAA
- a CDS encoding L-lactate permease: MLVESFNPFGNLLLSSLIAAIPIILFLLCLTVFKMKGIYAAITTLVVTLLIAIPFFKLPVGIASGAVVEGFFQGIFPIGYIVIMAVLLYKITLKSGQFATIQDSITSISQDQRIQLLLIGFSFNAFLEGAAGFGVPIAICALLLAQLGFRPLQAAMLCLVANAASGAFGAIGIPVGVVDTLNLPGHVEAMGVSQTSTLTLAIINFFIPFLLIFIVDGFKGIKETLPSILVVSVTYTVLQGLLTVFNGPELADIIPSLASMLALALFSKKFQPKNIFRVQKDVKPEAPKKLKGKEVLFAWSPFIILTVIVMIWSAPSFKALFAPKGKLSALVANFDLPGTFSNISHKPITLSLNLIGQTGTAILITIIITVLMAKKVNFGDAGRLFVEAFKELWLPIITICFILAISKITTYGGLSNAMGQGISKAGSVFPILSPILGWIGVFMTGSVVNNNSLFAPIQASVAQQIGTSGSLLVASNTAGGVAAKLISPQSIAIATAAVKEVGKESELLKMTLRYSIGLLVFICIWTFILSFIL; the protein is encoded by the coding sequence ATGTTAGTAGAATCTTTTAATCCATTTGGTAATTTACTATTATCATCTTTAATTGCGGCAATCCCTATCATTTTATTTTTACTGTGTCTTACAGTATTTAAAATGAAAGGAATTTATGCTGCTATCACAACCCTTGTGGTTACATTATTAATTGCAATTCCATTCTTTAAATTACCAGTAGGAATTGCCTCTGGAGCAGTTGTTGAAGGTTTCTTCCAAGGTATCTTCCCAATCGGATATATTGTTATTATGGCAGTATTATTATATAAGATTACTTTGAAATCGGGGCAATTCGCAACTATTCAAGACAGTATTACAAGTATTTCACAAGACCAAAGAATTCAGCTTCTTTTAATTGGTTTTTCATTTAATGCATTCTTAGAAGGCGCTGCAGGATTTGGTGTTCCAATTGCAATTTGTGCACTTTTATTAGCGCAACTTGGCTTTAGACCATTACAAGCAGCTATGTTATGTTTAGTAGCTAACGCTGCATCTGGTGCATTTGGTGCAATTGGTATTCCGGTTGGTGTTGTAGATACACTTAACTTACCTGGTCATGTAGAAGCGATGGGAGTTTCACAAACATCAACATTAACTTTAGCAATTATTAACTTCTTTATTCCTTTCTTACTTATCTTTATCGTAGATGGTTTCAAAGGAATTAAAGAAACTTTACCTTCAATTCTTGTTGTTTCTGTCACTTATACAGTTTTACAAGGATTACTTACAGTGTTTAATGGTCCAGAATTAGCTGATATCATTCCATCACTTGCTTCTATGTTAGCATTAGCTTTATTCTCTAAGAAATTCCAACCTAAGAATATCTTTAGAGTTCAAAAAGATGTTAAACCAGAAGCACCGAAAAAACTTAAAGGTAAAGAAGTCTTATTTGCTTGGAGTCCATTCATTATCTTAACTGTCATTGTTATGATTTGGAGTGCACCTTCATTTAAAGCATTATTTGCACCAAAAGGTAAATTATCTGCTTTAGTTGCAAACTTTGACTTACCTGGTACTTTCAGTAATATTTCACACAAACCAATTACTTTATCATTAAACTTAATTGGTCAAACAGGTACAGCAATTCTAATTACAATTATTATTACTGTTTTAATGGCTAAAAAAGTCAACTTTGGTGATGCTGGTCGCTTATTTGTTGAAGCATTTAAAGAATTATGGTTACCAATCATAACAATTTGTTTCATCTTAGCAATTTCAAAAATCACAACATATGGTGGTTTAAGTAATGCTATGGGACAAGGCATCTCAAAAGCAGGAAGCGTATTCCCAATATTATCACCAATCCTTGGTTGGATCGGCGTATTTATGACTGGTTCAGTTGTTAATAACAACTCTTTATTCGCGCCAATTCAAGCTTCTGTAGCACAACAAATTGGTACAAGTGGTTCACTACTTGTAGCTTCAAATACAGCAGGTGGGGTTGCGGCGAAACTTATTTCTCCACAATCTATTGCCATTGCAACAGCAGCTGTTAAAGAAGTAGGTAAAGAATCTGAACTACTTAAAATGACATTACGTTATAGTATTGGATTACTTGTATTTATCTGTATCTGGACATTTATCTTGTCATTCATTCTGTAA
- a CDS encoding glycosyltransferase family 4 protein, translating into MKSFTFFMHNIYAMGGTVKSVTQLANTLAEKGHPVTIISVFRGADSPYFELHSAIKVKVVVDYRLKLKNTRAITANRIKKYTPFLNTKVISQFEPGKSQFSSYVEKKMIKAIRHTKTDVLVGTRASFNILISKYAKAEIVTIAMEHMNFDAHPDQYQKEIIAAYRNINKITTLTVADQQKYQSQLKTPVYVIPNMVTEKRIAAPKKNRIISAGRLEYEKGYDLLLESIRLIQEDLRQLNYDVHIYGSGSKKTSLVDFINQYHLNDLIKIYEPTQELNNKLAQSKIVVVPSRNEGFGMIILEAMVQDNIVISFEGNVGPDSIINNGDNGYLVNYENVSELAKRIDLTTQHYNELDHIIENSKDTLKQFSPDHIYQLFMSMFK; encoded by the coding sequence ATGAAGTCGTTCACATTTTTTATGCATAATATTTATGCAATGGGCGGAACGGTAAAGTCGGTGACACAACTTGCAAATACACTGGCAGAAAAAGGACATCCTGTAACAATTATTTCAGTTTTTAGAGGCGCAGACTCTCCATATTTTGAATTACATTCAGCAATAAAAGTTAAAGTCGTAGTGGACTATCGCTTAAAGCTTAAAAATACTAGAGCTATTACGGCAAATCGTATCAAAAAGTATACCCCCTTTTTAAATACAAAAGTGATTTCTCAATTTGAGCCAGGTAAAAGTCAGTTTTCGAGTTATGTAGAGAAAAAAATGATTAAAGCAATCAGGCATACTAAAACTGATGTACTCGTTGGAACAAGAGCTAGCTTTAATATTCTCATTTCTAAATATGCTAAAGCTGAAATAGTGACCATCGCAATGGAACATATGAATTTTGATGCTCACCCTGATCAGTATCAAAAGGAAATTATTGCTGCGTACCGTAATATCAATAAGATTACAACGTTAACTGTCGCAGACCAGCAAAAATATCAATCACAACTTAAAACTCCTGTATACGTTATACCTAATATGGTTACCGAAAAAAGAATTGCTGCTCCAAAGAAAAATCGTATTATTAGCGCCGGACGTTTAGAATATGAAAAAGGGTATGATTTATTATTAGAGAGTATTCGTTTAATACAAGAAGACTTGCGTCAATTGAATTATGACGTTCACATCTATGGTTCTGGTAGTAAGAAAACATCACTTGTTGACTTTATTAATCAATATCATTTAAATGATTTGATTAAAATATATGAGCCAACGCAAGAATTAAATAATAAACTTGCACAAAGTAAAATCGTTGTTGTACCTTCACGCAATGAAGGTTTCGGAATGATTATTTTAGAGGCAATGGTGCAAGATAATATAGTAATAAGTTTTGAAGGCAATGTAGGGCCAGATTCAATCATTAACAACGGAGATAATGGTTATTTAGTAAACTATGAAAATGTGTCTGAACTTGCAAAACGTATCGATTTAACAACACAACATTATAATGAGTTAGATCACATCATTGAAAATAGTAAAGATACGTTGAAACAATTTAGTCCGGATCATATATATCAATTATTTATGTCTATGTTTAAATAA
- the mqo gene encoding malate dehydrogenase (quinone), producing the protein MNTQHSKTDVILIGGGIMSATLGTLLKELTPEKDIQLFERLSQPGEESSNVWNNAGTGHSALCELNYTKEGKDGSVDITKAIHINEQFQISKQFWAYLIREGHIESPDKFIQSVPHMSFVKGEENVKFLKSRVASLQKNVLFEKMKISQDPEKINSWVPLMMEGRQSDEAIAITYDETGTDVNFGALTKKLIANLQQKNVGINYKHEVLDIKKLNNGNWQVVVKDLNTSNVMNYESKFVFIGAGGASLPLLQKTKIKESKHIGGFPVSGLFLRCKNPDVIHRHHAKVYGKAEVGAPPMSVPHLDTRFVNGEKSLLFGPFAGFSPKFLKNGSYLDLVKSVKPNNMITMLSAGVKEFNLTKYLVSQLMLSNEERINDLRVFLPEAKDEDWEVITAGQRVQVIKDTDKSKGQLQFGTEVITSEDGSLAALLGASPGASTAVDIMFDVLQRCYKSEFKSWEPKIKEMVPSFGLKLSEHEDMYHSINEEVKKYLNVK; encoded by the coding sequence ATGAATACTCAACATAGCAAAACAGATGTCATCTTAATAGGTGGCGGAATTATGAGCGCAACATTAGGAACTTTACTAAAAGAATTAACACCAGAAAAAGATATCCAATTGTTCGAAAGATTGAGTCAACCCGGCGAAGAAAGTTCAAATGTTTGGAATAATGCGGGAACAGGTCATTCAGCATTGTGTGAATTGAACTATACGAAAGAAGGTAAAGATGGTTCAGTAGATATTACTAAAGCAATTCATATTAACGAGCAATTTCAAATATCTAAACAGTTTTGGGCTTATTTAATACGTGAAGGTCATATTGAAAGTCCAGATAAATTTATTCAATCAGTGCCACATATGAGCTTTGTTAAAGGGGAAGAAAATGTTAAATTTTTAAAAAGTCGAGTGGCGAGTTTACAGAAAAATGTATTATTTGAAAAAATGAAAATTTCTCAAGATCCAGAAAAAATTAACTCATGGGTTCCTTTAATGATGGAAGGACGCCAATCAGATGAAGCAATTGCCATCACGTATGACGAGACAGGTACAGATGTTAACTTTGGTGCTTTGACTAAAAAGTTAATAGCTAATTTACAACAAAAAAATGTTGGCATTAATTATAAACATGAAGTTTTAGATATAAAAAAATTAAATAATGGTAACTGGCAAGTTGTGGTTAAAGATTTAAATACATCAAATGTAATGAATTATGAATCTAAGTTCGTCTTCATCGGAGCTGGTGGTGCAAGTTTACCTTTATTACAAAAAACAAAGATTAAGGAATCTAAACACATTGGTGGTTTCCCAGTAAGTGGATTATTTTTACGATGTAAAAATCCAGATGTCATACATAGACATCATGCAAAAGTCTACGGTAAAGCCGAGGTTGGTGCACCTCCAATGTCAGTTCCACATTTAGATACACGATTTGTTAATGGTGAAAAATCATTACTATTTGGACCTTTTGCAGGGTTTTCGCCAAAATTCTTAAAAAACGGTTCATATTTAGATTTAGTTAAATCTGTGAAACCCAATAATATGATAACAATGTTAAGTGCTGGCGTAAAAGAATTTAATTTGACGAAATATTTAGTTTCTCAATTAATGCTTTCAAATGAAGAACGGATCAATGATTTGCGTGTATTCTTACCAGAAGCGAAAGATGAAGATTGGGAAGTAATTACTGCAGGTCAACGTGTTCAAGTAATTAAAGATACAGATAAGTCTAAAGGTCAATTACAATTTGGTACGGAAGTAATAACATCAGAAGATGGTTCACTTGCTGCATTATTAGGTGCTTCACCTGGTGCTTCGACTGCTGTTGATATCATGTTTGATGTCTTGCAACGTTGTTACAAATCAGAGTTTAAGTCATGGGAACCAAAAATTAAAGAAATGGTCCCATCATTTGGTTTAAAATTGTCAGAGCATGAAGATATGTACCATTCAATAAACGAAGAAGTAAAAAAATACTTGAATGTAAAGTAG
- a CDS encoding sensor histidine kinase translates to MFKTLYSRIAIYAITVILFSALMSFLFTNIYYHFHLKASNDAKIMRTLKEAREYERTQKPKPLDTYLKHLGQMNYQIMTVNEHGTKHFYGETFRKNTISQSAIKKVLNGEDYHGIKNKPYAFFVTGFFDNETDNTVGIQFKTDDGALAVFMRPDIGETFSEFRIFLAVLITLLLIISISLVIASTYSIIKPVTALKNATTRIMKGDFSTPIKQTRHDEIGTLQSRFNTMRQNLGQVDQMRQHFVQNVSHEVKTPLTHLQRLLTQLELTQNEEEKQLCINEMFEITNQVSELTKELLLLSELDNASHLTFNDNVHLNTLIKDIIRHEQFRTDEKDLVMFTELEDLYFRGNERLLHQAFNNLIINAMNYAPQNSMINITLTSTNHLIIFNIENDGSIAEEDAKHIFDRFYKLSDESSSNGLGLAITQSIIHLHHGSITLTSDDKTQFIVKLFI, encoded by the coding sequence ATGTTTAAAACATTATATTCGAGAATTGCTATATATGCAATTACAGTCATTTTGTTTAGTGCATTAATGAGTTTTCTTTTTACGAATATTTATTATCACTTTCATTTGAAAGCTTCTAATGATGCAAAAATTATGCGCACACTCAAAGAAGCTCGTGAATATGAAAGAACACAAAAACCTAAACCTCTAGATACGTATTTGAAACATTTAGGTCAAATGAATTATCAAATTATGACTGTCAACGAACATGGAACCAAACATTTTTATGGGGAAACTTTTCGTAAAAATACTATAAGTCAGTCTGCAATCAAAAAAGTGCTCAACGGTGAAGATTATCATGGTATTAAAAATAAACCTTATGCATTTTTTGTAACAGGGTTCTTCGATAATGAAACGGATAATACAGTAGGTATTCAATTTAAAACAGATGATGGGGCATTAGCAGTTTTTATGCGCCCAGATATCGGGGAAACTTTTAGCGAATTTAGAATTTTCTTAGCTGTGTTGATAACACTTTTACTTATTATTTCAATTTCACTAGTCATTGCATCAACATATTCTATTATTAAACCAGTGACCGCATTAAAAAATGCAACAACTCGAATTATGAAAGGTGATTTCAGTACGCCTATCAAACAAACACGTCACGATGAAATCGGAACACTGCAATCACGTTTCAATACAATGCGTCAAAATTTAGGACAAGTAGATCAAATGAGACAACATTTTGTCCAAAATGTATCTCATGAAGTTAAAACACCGCTTACACATTTACAACGATTGCTTACACAACTTGAATTGACGCAAAATGAAGAAGAGAAACAACTATGTATCAATGAAATGTTTGAAATCACTAATCAAGTAAGTGAACTAACTAAGGAATTGCTACTTTTATCTGAATTAGATAATGCTTCCCACCTTACTTTTAACGATAATGTTCATTTAAATACTTTAATAAAGGATATTATTAGACATGAACAATTTCGAACTGATGAAAAAGATTTAGTTATGTTTACTGAATTAGAAGATTTGTATTTCCGAGGAAATGAAAGACTATTACATCAAGCTTTCAATAACCTCATCATTAATGCAATGAATTATGCTCCTCAAAATAGCATGATTAATATCACTCTAACTAGTACAAATCACTTGATTATATTTAATATTGAAAATGATGGATCGATTGCAGAAGAAGATGCGAAACATATCTTCGATCGTTTTTATAAACTGAGTGACGAATCTAGTAGTAATGGTCTAGGTCTAGCCATTACCCAATCAATCATTCATCTTCATCATGGTAGCATTACTCTCACTTCAGATGATAAAACACAATTTATTGTAAAACTATTTATTTAG
- a CDS encoding response regulator transcription factor, which produces MINCLIVDDDKKLLQYVSSHLERESIQTHTFTSGEASLDFLENKNVDIAIVDIMMSGMDGFELCQTLKDDYHIPVIMLTARDALSDKERAFLSGTDDYVTKPFEVKELLFRIKAVLRRYQINADNELQLGNLILNQSYMEITVGSKTMNLPNKEFQLLFLLASNPKHIFTRDDIIEKIWGFDYEGDDRTVDVHIKRLRQRLSKLKSSVSIQTVRGQGYRVDQNV; this is translated from the coding sequence ATGATTAATTGCTTAATCGTAGACGATGATAAAAAGTTATTGCAATATGTTTCAAGTCATTTAGAAAGAGAAAGTATTCAAACACATACTTTCACAAGTGGAGAAGCATCACTAGATTTTCTTGAAAATAAAAATGTTGATATTGCGATAGTAGATATTATGATGAGTGGAATGGATGGTTTTGAGCTTTGTCAGACTTTGAAAGATGATTATCATATTCCTGTCATAATGTTAACAGCTAGAGATGCATTAAGTGATAAAGAACGTGCATTTCTAAGTGGGACTGACGATTATGTCACTAAACCTTTTGAGGTTAAAGAATTATTATTTAGAATTAAAGCTGTCTTAAGACGATATCAAATTAATGCTGATAACGAGTTACAACTTGGCAACTTAATATTAAATCAGTCTTACATGGAAATTACTGTGGGTTCAAAAACGATGAATCTTCCAAACAAAGAATTTCAGTTGTTATTTTTATTAGCCTCTAATCCTAAACATATTTTCACTCGAGATGATATTATTGAAAAAATTTGGGGCTTCGATTATGAAGGAGATGATCGTACTGTTGATGTTCATATTAAAAGATTACGTCAACGTTTATCTAAATTGAAATCATCAGTATCAATTCAAACTGTAAGAGGTCAAGGATATAGGGTGGACCAAAATGTTTAA
- a CDS encoding ABC transporter permease, with product MNLAWKEIKFYKFRFILIMFIIFLMAIMVLFISGLAQGLARENISIFDQIKGNQFVVQKMKEPQLEKSILSRSKQDNISKIIDEKPFKMAGKTFKINGNEENVMAINSVKNHQPNLKSGHYPKNGNQIAINEKLTAEGLYLDDKVKVKGDDTTYKVVGILKNTMYSHSNIVMMDQSKIEQSSNVATFYVTNQLSKSDKNKINHIKGVQTATTDNITSNIASYKAEQTPLDMMIISLYIITAIVLSAFFYVMTIQKTSEIGILKAIGITTKHLLTSLILQISMITFIGVAIAEVVILLISQILPVSMPFHIDMHNIIIVLVIFMIVGLIGTSLSFIKLIKIDPIEAIGGGQ from the coding sequence ATGAATCTAGCTTGGAAAGAGATTAAATTTTATAAGTTCAGATTTATATTAATCATGTTCATTATTTTTCTAATGGCGATTATGGTTTTATTTATCAGTGGACTTGCTCAAGGCCTAGCACGAGAAAATATATCAATATTTGATCAAATTAAAGGTAATCAATTTGTTGTTCAAAAAATGAAAGAACCACAATTAGAAAAATCTATTCTATCACGAAGTAAACAAGACAATATTTCAAAAATTATTGATGAAAAACCTTTTAAAATGGCAGGTAAAACTTTCAAAATCAATGGAAACGAAGAAAACGTGATGGCTATAAATAGCGTGAAAAATCATCAGCCAAATTTGAAATCTGGTCATTATCCTAAAAATGGAAATCAGATAGCAATAAATGAAAAACTAACTGCAGAAGGTCTTTATTTAGACGATAAAGTTAAAGTCAAAGGTGACGATACAACTTATAAAGTTGTAGGTATATTAAAAAACACGATGTATTCTCATAGTAACATTGTTATGATGGACCAATCCAAAATAGAACAAAGTAGTAATGTCGCAACATTTTATGTTACGAACCAATTATCTAAATCGGATAAAAATAAAATAAATCACATCAAAGGCGTTCAAACAGCAACTACAGACAATATAACAAGTAATATCGCAAGTTATAAAGCAGAGCAAACACCATTGGATATGATGATTATTAGTTTATATATTATAACTGCAATTGTATTGAGTGCATTCTTTTATGTAATGACGATACAAAAGACATCTGAAATCGGTATTTTAAAAGCAATTGGTATAACTACAAAGCACTTATTGACATCATTGATTTTACAAATTTCAATGATTACATTTATAGGTGTAGCTATAGCAGAAGTAGTTATTTTGCTCATCAGTCAAATTTTACCTGTATCTATGCCATTCCATATAGATATGCATAATATAATCATTGTACTTGTCATATTTATGATAGTTGGATTAATCGGTACATCATTATCATTTATTAAGTTAATTAAAATTGATCCTATTGAAGCTATTGGAGGTGGCCAATAA
- a CDS encoding ABC transporter ATP-binding protein, producing MGLVVKDISKTFGEKTSKTEVLKDINFEVKDGEFIILNGASGSGKTTLLTILGGLLSQTSGDVVYEGKSLFERHTNKAHLRLNDIGFIFQASHLVPYLKVLDQLTLIGKETGMSSKEAQARAKELLTKIGLEEQLNSYPHMLSGGQQQRVAIMRALMNHPKIVLADEPTASLDASRAQEVVEMIRKQIKANQMIGIMITHDESLFKYADRIVQLYDGKIKNS from the coding sequence ATGGGTTTAGTTGTTAAAGATATAAGTAAAACTTTTGGAGAAAAAACCTCAAAAACAGAGGTGTTAAAAGATATTAACTTTGAAGTGAAAGATGGAGAATTCATCATTTTAAATGGTGCTTCAGGATCAGGAAAAACAACCTTATTAACTATTTTAGGTGGTTTGTTATCTCAAACATCAGGTGATGTAGTATACGAGGGGAAATCCTTATTTGAACGACATACTAATAAAGCGCACTTAAGACTAAATGATATTGGTTTTATCTTTCAAGCCTCTCATTTAGTTCCATACTTAAAAGTTTTAGACCAACTTACCTTAATAGGTAAAGAAACTGGAATGTCTAGCAAAGAAGCTCAAGCAAGAGCTAAAGAATTATTAACAAAAATTGGATTAGAAGAGCAACTTAATAGCTACCCACATATGCTTTCAGGTGGACAACAACAACGTGTAGCGATTATGAGAGCACTTATGAATCATCCGAAAATTGTTTTAGCAGATGAACCCACAGCAAGTCTTGATGCTAGTCGTGCTCAAGAGGTTGTTGAAATGATCAGAAAACAAATAAAAGCTAACCAAATGATAGGTATCATGATTACTCATGATGAAAGCTTGTTCAAATACGCTGATCGTATTGTTCAATTGTACGATGGTAAAATAAAAAACAGTTAA